One window of Mesorhizobium loti R88b genomic DNA carries:
- the murI gene encoding glutamate racemase — translation MTERPILMFDSGVGGLTVLREARVLMPDRRFIYVADDAAFPFGAWEEPALRTHILELFAKLLDRFEPVISVIACNTASTLVIDALRDAFPGHPFVGTVPAVKPAAERTRSGLVSVLATPGTVKRQYTRDLISKWAQKCHVRLVGSDRLAQLAEAYMREGFVDEEAVRAEIAPCFIERDGMRTDIVVLACTHYPFLVNRMRKTAPWPVDWIDPAEAIARRALSLLPSVDGALPQGEPDIAVFTSGKADFAVSRLMQGFGLVTETAAAQTGSKTMLR, via the coding sequence ATGACTGAGCGGCCGATCCTGATGTTCGATTCCGGCGTCGGCGGGCTGACCGTGTTGCGCGAGGCGCGGGTGCTGATGCCGGACCGGCGCTTCATCTATGTCGCCGACGACGCGGCCTTTCCTTTCGGTGCCTGGGAAGAACCGGCGTTGCGGACCCATATATTGGAGCTGTTCGCCAAGCTGCTCGACCGGTTTGAACCAGTCATTTCGGTCATCGCCTGCAATACTGCATCGACGCTGGTGATCGACGCGTTGCGCGACGCGTTTCCCGGCCATCCCTTTGTCGGCACGGTGCCGGCGGTCAAGCCGGCGGCGGAGCGCACCCGCTCGGGCCTGGTCTCAGTGCTGGCGACGCCGGGTACGGTGAAGCGGCAGTACACGCGTGACCTGATCAGCAAATGGGCACAGAAATGCCATGTCCGGCTGGTTGGCAGCGACAGGCTGGCGCAACTTGCCGAAGCCTATATGCGCGAGGGCTTTGTCGACGAGGAAGCCGTGCGCGCCGAGATCGCGCCCTGCTTCATCGAACGTGACGGGATGCGGACGGATATCGTGGTGCTGGCCTGCACGCATTACCCCTTTCTGGTCAACCGCATGCGCAAGACCGCACCCTGGCCGGTCGACTGGATCGATCCGGCCGAGGCGATCGCAAGGCGCGCCCTTTCGCTGCTGCCATCCGTCGATGGGGCGCTGCCGCAAGGCGAGCCCGATATTGCCGTCTTCACCTCTGGCAAGGCCGATTTCGCCGTCAGCCGGCTGATGCAGGGCTTTGGACTGGTGACGGAAACGGCCGCTGCTCAAACAGGTTCGAAGACGATGCTGCGTTGA
- a CDS encoding DUF2269 family protein translates to MSLGADLLRWAHVIGAMVLFGTGAGIAFFMLMAQRTGRAELVAHVAGTVVIADTIFTATAVIVQPITGVLLARAVGWPLSEGWIVLSLLLYVVTGLFWLPVVWIQIRIRNLARQAALENAPLPAEEKRLFRIWFACGFPAFGAVLAILWLMVTRPEISF, encoded by the coding sequence ATGAGCCTCGGGGCCGACCTCCTGCGCTGGGCGCATGTCATCGGCGCCATGGTTCTGTTCGGCACCGGCGCCGGCATCGCCTTCTTCATGCTGATGGCGCAACGCACTGGCCGCGCCGAGCTCGTTGCCCATGTCGCCGGCACGGTCGTCATCGCCGACACGATCTTCACGGCAACGGCCGTCATCGTCCAGCCGATCACTGGCGTGCTTTTGGCGCGGGCAGTGGGTTGGCCGCTCTCCGAGGGCTGGATCGTACTGTCCTTGCTGCTCTATGTCGTGACCGGCCTGTTCTGGCTGCCGGTGGTCTGGATTCAAATTCGGATACGAAACCTGGCGCGGCAAGCGGCTCTCGAAAACGCGCCGCTGCCCGCTGAGGAGAAGCGCCTGTTTCGCATCTGGTTTGCTTGCGGTTTTCCAGCCTTTGGCGCGGTGCTTGCGATCCTCTGGCTGATGGTGACCCGGCCGGAAATCAGCTTCTAA
- a CDS encoding RNA methyltransferase, with protein sequence MPITNDPDNSAAAGPAIILVEPQLGENIGMVARAMANFGLSELRLVNPRDGWPSEKARAAASRADHVIDAVKVFDDLASALADLNFVFATTARQRDGFKSVRGPVEAGRVLRARHGMGQRTGILFGRERFGLYNDEVGLADEIVTFPVDPDFSSLNIAQAALLMSYEWMKSGLEDETKTNFSGPDMKPASKEELHGLFAYLEGALEARGYFRPAPKKPKMVDNLRAVLTRAGFAEPELKVLRGIISSLDRFSPAMPRGDGSPGDDPRRLPAAAARARKADAAGHVPDANGDDTDTPPLGGKGTDND encoded by the coding sequence ATGCCCATCACCAACGATCCCGACAACAGCGCAGCCGCAGGCCCCGCCATCATTCTCGTCGAACCGCAGCTCGGCGAGAACATCGGCATGGTCGCACGCGCCATGGCCAATTTCGGTCTGTCCGAACTGCGCCTGGTCAATCCGCGCGACGGCTGGCCGAGCGAGAAGGCCCGCGCCGCCGCCAGCCGTGCCGACCATGTCATCGACGCGGTGAAGGTGTTCGACGACCTGGCCTCGGCGCTTGCCGATTTGAATTTCGTTTTCGCCACCACCGCCAGGCAGCGCGACGGCTTCAAATCCGTACGCGGTCCCGTCGAAGCGGGCAGGGTGCTTCGCGCCCGCCACGGCATGGGTCAGCGCACCGGCATCCTGTTCGGCCGCGAACGCTTCGGCCTCTACAATGACGAGGTCGGTCTTGCCGACGAGATCGTCACCTTTCCCGTCGATCCCGATTTCTCCTCGCTCAACATCGCGCAGGCCGCCTTGCTGATGTCCTATGAGTGGATGAAGTCAGGCCTCGAGGACGAAACCAAGACCAATTTTTCCGGCCCCGACATGAAGCCGGCAAGCAAGGAAGAATTGCACGGCCTGTTTGCCTATCTCGAGGGCGCCTTGGAAGCGCGCGGCTATTTCCGGCCGGCGCCGAAGAAGCCGAAGATGGTCGACAATCTGCGCGCCGTGCTGACGCGCGCCGGCTTTGCCGAACCGGAGCTCAAAGTGCTGCGCGGTATCATTTCCTCGCTCGATAGGTTTTCGCCGGCTATGCCGCGCGGCGATGGTTCGCCGGGCGATGATCCGAGGCGTCTGCCCGCGGCCGCCGCTCGCGCCCGCAAGGCGGATGCGGCCGGCCATGTGCCGGACGCCAACGGCGACGATACCGACACGCCGCCGCTAGGCGGCAAGGGAACCGACAATGACTGA
- a CDS encoding SDR family oxidoreductase, whose protein sequence is MPDSPGKKVLVLGGYGLIGEAVVGRLVRDGHQVTGLGRDVSDAKRRWPAVGWIAADMAQLLAAEDWLPMVAGMDAVVNAAGALQDGPRDRLDAIHRDSVVALVSACEQAGVGRLVQISAIGADPASTNVFFSTKAQGDKAVASSSLEWTILRPGLVIAPAAYGGTALLRALAAFPGFIPAVMARQPIQTVAVTDVAETVSRAVAGSLPPRTTVDLVEADARSLGDVLIAFRAWLGLPQARVVPMPSMLGLLAGAIADGLGLLGWRSPLRSAALAALARGVTGNAKSWSEISDHKLQPLEATLAAMPAHVQERWFARLWLLKPAVFGILSLFWLVSGIVGFIRQGAAADILVSHGLSPALALGAVIAGSLADIIVGAAIIVRSLARLALLGMLAITLAYLGTATVLAPDLWLDPLGAMVKAVPALCLALVALAILDER, encoded by the coding sequence ATGCCCGATAGTCCTGGCAAGAAGGTGCTCGTCCTTGGCGGCTATGGGCTGATCGGCGAAGCCGTCGTCGGCCGCCTGGTTCGCGACGGCCATCAGGTGACTGGGCTCGGCCGTGATGTCAGTGATGCCAAGCGGCGCTGGCCGGCGGTAGGCTGGATCGCGGCCGACATGGCGCAACTGCTTGCCGCTGAGGACTGGCTGCCAATGGTCGCGGGCATGGATGCGGTCGTCAATGCGGCGGGCGCCCTGCAGGACGGCCCGCGCGACCGCCTCGACGCCATCCACCGGGACTCGGTCGTGGCTCTGGTCTCAGCCTGCGAACAGGCCGGGGTCGGCCGTTTGGTGCAGATCTCCGCCATCGGCGCCGATCCCGCGTCGACAAATGTCTTTTTCAGCACCAAGGCGCAAGGCGACAAGGCAGTCGCCAGCTCTTCGCTGGAGTGGACGATCCTGCGGCCGGGCCTGGTGATCGCGCCTGCTGCCTATGGCGGGACAGCACTTCTGCGCGCGCTTGCGGCATTCCCCGGCTTTATCCCCGCCGTCATGGCACGCCAGCCGATCCAGACCGTGGCGGTCACTGACGTTGCAGAAACCGTGTCACGCGCGGTCGCCGGATCCCTGCCGCCCCGCACTACAGTCGATCTCGTCGAAGCCGATGCCCGCTCGCTCGGCGATGTCCTGATTGCTTTCCGCGCCTGGCTTGGCCTGCCGCAGGCCCGCGTCGTGCCGATGCCGTCCATGCTCGGTTTGCTTGCGGGCGCCATTGCCGATGGCCTTGGCTTGCTTGGCTGGCGATCGCCTCTGCGCAGCGCAGCCCTTGCCGCGCTGGCGCGCGGCGTCACCGGTAACGCCAAATCCTGGAGCGAGATTTCCGATCACAAACTGCAGCCGCTGGAAGCAACGCTGGCTGCCATGCCCGCCCATGTCCAGGAACGCTGGTTCGCCCGCCTTTGGCTGCTGAAACCGGCTGTGTTCGGCATCCTGTCGTTGTTCTGGCTGGTTTCCGGCATCGTCGGGTTTATCAGACAAGGTGCGGCGGCGGATATTCTGGTCTCACATGGCCTGTCGCCGGCCCTGGCGCTCGGTGCGGTCATTGCCGGAAGTCTCGCCGACATCATTGTCGGAGCCGCCATTATCGTACGGTCCCTCGCGCGCCTCGCGCTGCTGGGCATGCTTGCCATCACCTTGGCCTATCTCGGCACGGCGACCGTGCTTGCGCCCGACCTGTGGCTCGATCCGCTGGGGGCAATGGTCAAGGCTGTTCCCGCACTTTGCCTTGCTCTCGTGGCCTTGGCGATCCTGGACGAGCGATGA
- a CDS encoding PhzF family phenazine biosynthesis protein, with translation MPTLTMYQADAFADRIFQGNPAAVLILEDWLPDEVMQAVANENNLAETAFARPNGTGWDLRWFTPVHEADFCGHATLATAHVLAEAYNVSNDMAFATRVGEIRVSRHDGAYRLDLPCFPPQPLDAELTRTLQDSVSARPVACFRNFENLFVELADEAAVRSFAPDLFKIAAFDPLGVVVTACGGSHDFVSRYFAPAAGIPEDPVTGSIHATLVPYWSEKLGKTRLSAFQCSQRGGHLLCELADDRVLISGRAKTFMKAEIYLPD, from the coding sequence ATGCCGACACTGACCATGTATCAGGCCGACGCTTTTGCCGATCGGATTTTTCAGGGCAACCCGGCGGCCGTCCTCATCCTGGAGGACTGGCTGCCGGACGAGGTCATGCAGGCGGTTGCCAACGAGAACAATTTGGCCGAAACCGCCTTTGCACGACCGAACGGCACCGGTTGGGACCTGCGCTGGTTCACGCCGGTGCATGAGGCCGATTTCTGCGGCCACGCGACGCTTGCCACCGCTCACGTGCTTGCCGAAGCCTACAACGTGTCGAACGACATGGCCTTCGCGACGCGGGTCGGCGAGATCAGGGTTTCGCGACATGACGGCGCCTATCGGCTTGACCTGCCATGCTTCCCGCCGCAGCCGCTCGATGCCGAATTGACGCGCACGCTTCAGGACAGCGTGTCGGCCCGGCCGGTCGCGTGCTTTCGCAACTTCGAGAACCTGTTCGTCGAGCTTGCCGATGAAGCGGCCGTGCGATCCTTCGCTCCGGACCTGTTCAAGATCGCGGCCTTCGACCCGCTCGGAGTCGTTGTCACCGCGTGCGGCGGCAGCCACGATTTTGTGTCGCGCTACTTCGCTCCGGCAGCGGGCATTCCCGAGGATCCGGTGACCGGCTCGATCCATGCGACACTGGTGCCGTACTGGTCGGAGAAACTGGGCAAGACCAGGCTTTCGGCATTCCAGTGCTCGCAGCGCGGCGGCCATTTGCTGTGCGAACTTGCCGATGACCGCGTGCTGATCAGCGGCCGCGCCAAAACCTTCATGAAGGCCGAGATCTATCTTCCCGATTGA
- a CDS encoding glutathione S-transferase family protein, producing the protein MALEEKGIDYELVPLDIFAADGIPAWYLERHPFGRIPAFEHDGFRLFETNAIARYVDEAFDGPALQPADARGRARMGQMTGMLDAYGYRAMVWDVAVERLEKAEPDKTVIANGLRQAETVLRVLTSLKAPGPWLLGDQLTLADLHAAPIIGYFLKVAEGQKLLAEFAEIQGWYTRIANRPSFARTEKAE; encoded by the coding sequence ATGGCGCTGGAGGAGAAAGGCATCGACTATGAGTTGGTGCCGCTCGACATCTTTGCCGCCGACGGCATCCCGGCCTGGTATCTCGAGCGTCACCCGTTCGGCCGCATTCCGGCCTTCGAGCATGACGGGTTCCGGCTCTTCGAGACGAACGCGATCGCGCGCTATGTCGACGAGGCTTTCGACGGTCCGGCGCTGCAGCCCGCCGATGCGCGCGGTCGCGCCAGGATGGGCCAGATGACAGGCATGCTCGACGCCTATGGCTACCGCGCCATGGTCTGGGACGTCGCCGTTGAGCGGCTGGAGAAGGCTGAACCCGACAAGACGGTGATCGCCAACGGCCTTCGGCAGGCGGAAACGGTGCTCAGGGTGCTCACCTCACTCAAGGCTCCCGGCCCCTGGCTGCTGGGCGACCAGTTGACACTCGCCGACCTGCACGCAGCGCCGATCATCGGTTATTTTCTCAAGGTTGCCGAGGGACAAAAGCTGCTGGCGGAGTTCGCCGAGATCCAAGGCTGGTACACGCGCATTGCTAATCGTCCGAGCTTTGCCCGCACCGAGAAAGCCGAATAG
- the alaS gene encoding alanine--tRNA ligase produces the protein MSGVNEIRSTFLDYFRKEGHEVVASSPLVPRNDPTLMFTNAGMVQFKNVFTGLEKRAYSRATTAQKSVRAGGKHNDLDNVGYTARHLTFFEMLGNFSFGDYFKERAIELAWNLITKEFGLKKDKLLVTVYHTDDEAAGFWKKIAGFSDDRIIRIATSDNFWAMGDTGPCGPCSEIFIDRGEHIWGGPPGSPEEDGDRFLEFWNLVFMQYEQVTKEERVDLPRPSIDTGMGLERMASILQGVESVFETDLFRHLIDAASSALGRAPDAETVASYRVMADHLRSSSFLVADGVLPSNEGRGYVLRRIMRRAMRHAQLLGASEPLMWKLVPALVREMGQAYPELLRGEQLITETLKLEETRFRKTLVRGLGLLSEATETLHAGDMLDGETAFRLYDTYGFPLDLTQDALRQRNISVDLAGFTNAMEQQKAEARKHWAGSGEAATETVWFSVREKAGATEFLGYETEAAEGLVQALVKDGKTVDSAGKGDAVAVVVNQTPFYGESGGQMGDTGVISGEGFSIEISDTQKKADGLFVHLGKVASGTVKTGAAVELKVDHARRTRLRANHSATHLIHEALREVLGTHVAQKGSLVAPERLRFDISHNKPISAEELEEVERMANEIVVQNSPVTTRLMSVDDAIAEGAMALFGEKYGDEVRVVSMGTGLHGAKANRPYSVELCGGTHVRATGDIGLVRVVSDSAVAAGVRRIEALTGEAARRYLDEQDRRLKATAAVLKISPADVPARVETLLEERKKLEKELTEARKKLALGGGAAAGAPAENEIVAGVGFLGKAVSGVSPKDLKPLADAGKTSLGSGVVVFVGAGEDNKASVVVAVTDDLVGRFSAVDLVRVASAALGGQGGGGRPDMAQAGGPDASKANDAIAAVKAALEAA, from the coding sequence ATGAGTGGCGTGAACGAGATCCGGTCGACCTTTCTCGACTATTTCCGCAAGGAGGGCCACGAGGTCGTGGCCTCGAGCCCGCTTGTGCCGCGCAACGATCCGACATTGATGTTCACCAATGCCGGCATGGTCCAGTTCAAGAATGTCTTCACCGGCCTGGAGAAGCGGGCCTATTCGCGCGCCACAACTGCCCAGAAGAGCGTTCGCGCCGGCGGCAAGCACAATGACCTCGACAATGTCGGTTACACCGCGCGTCACCTGACCTTCTTCGAGATGCTCGGCAATTTCTCCTTCGGCGACTACTTCAAGGAGCGCGCCATCGAGCTTGCCTGGAATCTCATCACCAAGGAATTCGGGCTGAAGAAGGACAAGCTGCTGGTCACCGTCTATCACACCGACGATGAGGCTGCCGGCTTCTGGAAGAAAATCGCGGGTTTCTCGGACGACCGCATCATCCGCATCGCGACCTCGGACAATTTCTGGGCGATGGGCGACACCGGACCGTGCGGGCCGTGCTCTGAGATATTCATCGACCGTGGCGAGCACATCTGGGGTGGGCCTCCCGGCAGCCCCGAGGAGGATGGCGACCGTTTCCTCGAATTCTGGAACCTGGTGTTCATGCAGTATGAACAGGTGACGAAGGAGGAGCGCGTCGACCTGCCGCGCCCGTCCATCGACACTGGCATGGGCCTGGAGCGCATGGCGTCCATCCTGCAGGGGGTGGAAAGCGTCTTCGAAACCGATCTGTTCCGCCACCTGATCGATGCCGCGTCCTCCGCGCTCGGGCGCGCTCCGGATGCGGAGACCGTGGCGTCCTACCGCGTCATGGCGGATCACCTGCGTTCATCTTCTTTCCTGGTCGCCGACGGTGTCTTGCCGTCGAACGAAGGCCGCGGCTACGTGCTGCGCCGCATCATGCGCCGCGCCATGCGCCACGCGCAGTTGCTCGGTGCGAGCGAGCCGCTGATGTGGAAGCTGGTGCCGGCGCTGGTGCGCGAGATGGGCCAGGCCTATCCCGAACTGCTGCGCGGCGAACAGTTGATCACCGAGACGCTGAAGCTTGAGGAGACCAGGTTCCGCAAGACGCTGGTACGCGGCCTCGGCCTGCTCTCCGAGGCGACGGAAACGCTTCATGCCGGCGACATGCTGGATGGCGAGACGGCCTTCAGGCTCTATGACACCTATGGTTTCCCGCTCGACCTGACGCAGGACGCTCTGCGTCAGCGCAACATCTCGGTCGATCTTGCCGGCTTCACCAATGCGATGGAGCAGCAGAAGGCCGAGGCGCGCAAGCATTGGGCGGGATCCGGCGAAGCCGCAACCGAAACAGTCTGGTTCTCGGTGCGCGAAAAGGCTGGTGCCACCGAGTTCCTCGGCTACGAGACTGAAGCCGCGGAAGGCCTCGTCCAGGCGCTGGTCAAGGACGGCAAGACCGTCGACAGCGCCGGCAAGGGCGATGCGGTCGCTGTCGTCGTCAACCAGACGCCGTTCTATGGCGAATCCGGCGGCCAGATGGGCGACACCGGTGTCATCTCGGGCGAAGGCTTCTCGATCGAGATTTCGGACACGCAAAAGAAGGCCGATGGGCTGTTCGTGCATCTCGGCAAGGTGGCGAGCGGCACGGTCAAGACGGGCGCCGCCGTCGAGCTGAAAGTCGACCACGCGCGCCGCACGAGGCTGCGTGCCAACCATTCGGCGACGCATCTGATCCACGAGGCGCTGCGCGAGGTGCTGGGCACCCATGTCGCGCAAAAGGGATCGCTGGTAGCGCCCGAGCGCCTGCGTTTCGACATCTCGCACAACAAGCCGATCTCTGCCGAGGAGCTCGAAGAGGTCGAGCGCATGGCCAACGAAATCGTCGTGCAGAACAGCCCGGTGACGACGCGCTTGATGTCGGTCGACGATGCCATCGCCGAGGGTGCCATGGCGCTGTTTGGCGAGAAGTATGGCGACGAGGTGCGCGTCGTGTCGATGGGCACGGGGCTGCATGGCGCCAAGGCCAACCGGCCCTATTCGGTCGAACTCTGCGGCGGTACCCATGTCCGGGCGACCGGCGATATCGGCCTGGTGCGCGTTGTCTCCGACAGCGCGGTCGCCGCCGGCGTGCGCCGCATCGAGGCGCTGACCGGCGAAGCCGCACGAAGATATCTCGATGAGCAGGACAGGCGTCTGAAGGCGACGGCAGCCGTGCTGAAGATCTCGCCCGCCGACGTACCGGCGCGTGTCGAGACGCTGCTTGAGGAGCGCAAGAAGCTCGAGAAGGAATTGACCGAAGCGCGCAAGAAGCTTGCGCTTGGCGGCGGTGCCGCTGCCGGCGCCCCGGCCGAGAATGAGATCGTCGCCGGTGTCGGTTTCCTCGGCAAGGCAGTATCGGGCGTCTCGCCGAAGGATCTGAAGCCGCTGGCCGATGCCGGCAAGACCTCGCTCGGCTCCGGCGTCGTCGTCTTCGTCGGCGCCGGCGAAGACAACAAGGCAAGCGTCGTCGTCGCCGTGACCGATGATCTCGTCGGCCGCTTCAGCGCGGTCGATCTGGTGCGTGTGGCCTCGGCCGCCCTGGGTGGGCAGGGCGGCGGCGGAAGGCCCGACATGGCGCAGGCCGGCGGCCCGGATGCCTCGAAGGCCAATGATGCGATCGCCGCGGTCAAGGCGGCGCTGGAGGCAGCCTGA
- a CDS encoding RNB domain-containing ribonuclease — protein MKSLTDPSQALSTGLAKIRTEFHVPDGFPADVMAAAEAAAKRVPNQHADRTAMPFVTLDPASSTDLDQAFSIEASGGDLLLHYAIADVAWFVEDGDAIDREAWTRGETFYLPDGKAGLYPPALAEGAASLLPDGPRPAIIFTVRVADDGAVKLDGAERAIIQSRAKLAYDSVQAADVPAGFAELARRVAANEERRGASRVDPPEQEVEKLADGTYQLSFRPMLQSEQDNAALSLAANMAIADAMLAHKTGLFRVMSDPDAFKVQRLRNSAQALGLSWPASTSLRDYQRTLDPSNRQQAALMLEIRHAGSGASYQPYQEGVVPWHEAMAATYAHATAPLRRLADRYVVRCALAISNGQPVPQAVTDAFARLPKVMGRGDSRASQINHAAIDLAEAVMLRGREGETFKAVVTDLVDQGVRVQLADMAVVATVKASGLGQGDSLTLRLVSADPDQRSIVFEPV, from the coding sequence ATGAAGTCTCTGACAGACCCCTCGCAAGCTCTCTCCACCGGCCTGGCGAAAATCCGCACCGAATTCCATGTGCCGGATGGATTTCCGGCTGACGTCATGGCTGCGGCGGAGGCGGCGGCCAAACGTGTGCCGAACCAGCATGCCGACCGGACAGCGATGCCCTTCGTTACACTCGATCCGGCAAGCTCCACCGATCTTGACCAGGCGTTCTCGATCGAAGCCAGCGGTGGCGATCTTTTACTGCATTATGCCATTGCCGACGTGGCCTGGTTCGTCGAGGACGGCGACGCGATCGATCGCGAAGCCTGGACGCGGGGCGAGACGTTTTATCTGCCGGACGGCAAGGCCGGGCTCTACCCGCCGGCACTTGCCGAGGGCGCGGCCAGCTTGTTGCCGGATGGACCACGTCCGGCAATCATCTTCACCGTTCGGGTCGCTGACGACGGCGCGGTGAAATTGGACGGCGCGGAGCGGGCAATCATTCAAAGCCGCGCGAAGCTCGCCTATGACAGTGTGCAGGCCGCCGACGTTCCGGCCGGCTTCGCGGAGCTGGCGCGGCGCGTGGCGGCAAACGAGGAGCGTCGAGGCGCTTCGCGCGTCGACCCGCCCGAGCAAGAGGTGGAAAAGCTCGCCGACGGCACATACCAGCTTTCGTTCAGGCCGATGCTACAATCCGAACAGGACAACGCCGCGCTTTCGCTGGCCGCCAACATGGCGATTGCCGACGCCATGCTGGCGCACAAGACCGGGTTGTTCCGGGTGATGTCGGACCCGGATGCGTTCAAGGTGCAAAGGCTGCGCAATTCAGCACAGGCGCTCGGACTGTCCTGGCCGGCCTCGACCAGCTTGCGCGACTATCAGCGGACCCTTGATCCGAGCAACAGGCAACAGGCGGCGCTGATGCTGGAAATCCGCCATGCCGGCTCTGGCGCGTCCTATCAGCCCTATCAGGAGGGCGTCGTCCCCTGGCATGAGGCGATGGCTGCGACCTACGCCCATGCAACCGCGCCGCTCAGGCGACTGGCCGACCGCTATGTCGTGCGCTGCGCGCTGGCTATATCAAACGGCCAGCCGGTGCCGCAGGCCGTCACCGATGCGTTTGCCAGGTTGCCGAAGGTGATGGGGCGTGGAGACAGCCGCGCTTCGCAGATCAACCATGCAGCGATCGACCTTGCCGAGGCGGTGATGCTCAGGGGGCGCGAGGGAGAAACGTTCAAAGCCGTTGTCACCGACCTAGTCGACCAAGGCGTGCGCGTCCAGCTTGCCGACATGGCTGTCGTTGCGACCGTAAAGGCCTCCGGGCTCGGACAGGGCGACAGCCTGACGCTAAGGCTGGTCTCGGCCGATCCGGATCAACGCAGCATCGTCTTCGAACCTGTTTGA
- a CDS encoding NADP-dependent isocitrate dehydrogenase produces the protein MAKIKVANPVVELDGDEMTRIIWQFIKDKLIHPYLDLKLEYYDLGIEHRDATNDQVTIDSANAIKKYGVGVKCATITPDEQRVEEFKLKKMWKSPNGTIRNILGGTIFREPIIMKNVPRLVPGWTKPIIVGRHAFGDQYRATDFRFPGKGKLTIKFVGEDGQVIEHDVYDAPGAGVAMAMYNLDDSIREFARASLNYGLLRNYPVYLSTKNTILKAYDGRFKDIFQEVYEAEFEAEFKAKKLWYEHRLIDDMVASALKWSGGYVWACKNYDGDVQSDTVAQGFGSLGLMTSVLMTPDGKTVEAEAAHGTVTRHYRQHQKGEETSTNSIASIFAWTRGLAHRAKLDDNAELKRFADTLEKVCIQTVESGFMTKDLSLLIGPDQPWLSTTGFLDKIDENLQKAMA, from the coding sequence ATGGCGAAGATCAAGGTGGCGAACCCGGTCGTCGAACTCGACGGCGACGAGATGACCCGCATCATCTGGCAGTTCATCAAGGACAAGCTGATCCACCCTTATCTCGACCTCAAGCTTGAATATTATGATCTTGGCATCGAGCATCGCGATGCCACCAACGACCAGGTGACGATCGATTCTGCCAACGCCATCAAGAAATACGGCGTCGGCGTGAAATGCGCGACGATCACCCCCGACGAGCAGCGCGTCGAGGAATTCAAGCTGAAGAAGATGTGGAAGTCGCCGAACGGCACCATCCGCAACATCCTCGGCGGCACGATCTTCCGCGAGCCGATCATCATGAAGAACGTGCCGCGGCTGGTGCCCGGCTGGACCAAGCCGATCATCGTCGGCCGTCACGCCTTCGGGGACCAGTACCGCGCCACCGATTTCCGCTTCCCCGGCAAGGGCAAGCTGACGATCAAGTTCGTCGGCGAGGACGGCCAGGTCATCGAGCATGACGTGTACGACGCGCCCGGCGCCGGTGTCGCCATGGCCATGTACAATCTCGACGACTCGATCCGCGAGTTCGCTCGCGCCTCGCTGAACTACGGCCTGCTGCGCAACTATCCGGTCTACCTGTCGACCAAGAACACCATCCTCAAGGCCTATGACGGCCGCTTCAAGGATATCTTTCAGGAAGTCTACGAGGCTGAGTTCGAGGCGGAATTCAAGGCGAAGAAGCTGTGGTATGAGCACCGCCTCATCGACGACATGGTGGCGTCCGCCCTGAAATGGTCGGGCGGCTATGTCTGGGCCTGCAAGAACTATGACGGCGACGTCCAGTCCGACACGGTGGCGCAGGGCTTTGGTTCGCTCGGCCTGATGACCTCGGTGCTGATGACGCCGGACGGCAAGACGGTGGAGGCGGAAGCAGCGCACGGCACCGTCACCCGCCACTATCGCCAGCATCAGAAGGGTGAGGAAACCTCGACCAATTCGATCGCCTCGATCTTCGCCTGGACGCGTGGCCTCGCCCACCGCGCCAAGCTCGACGACAATGCCGAATTGAAGCGGTTTGCCGACACGCTGGAGAAGGTCTGTATCCAGACGGTCGAGAGCGGCTTCATGACCAAGGACCTGTCACTGCTGATCGGTCCCGACCAGCCTTGGCTGTCGACCACCGGCTTCCTCGACAAGATCGACGAGAATTTGCAGAAGGCGATGGCCTGA